TGCCGAAGACGCGGATGTTGATGAGGGGCGCCGGCGTCTTCAGTTCCCTGATGATGAAGAGCGATGCAAACAGGACGCAGAGTGTTGCGCAGACGAGGATCAGGGGGTCTGCTATGCCGAGGGCCGCGACGTCCTCGAGCACGAAGATGCCGGAGACCGTTGCGCCAAAGAGCGTGGCAGCTCCGGCAAAGTCGAACGGCGTTTTATCCTCTATCGGGTGGTCTGTGGGGATGACCCTGGAGGCGAAGAGGATGCCGATGATCCCTATCGGGATGTTGATCAGGAAGATCCAGTGCCACGAGAGGTAGTGGGTGAGAATTCCTCCGATGGCAGGGCCTGCGGCAAAGCCGATCGAACTCGCGGCAGTGAGGACGCCAAGAGCGATGCCAAGCATCCGCGGCGGAAGATATCTGACACAGAGGAGCGGCGCAACGGCAGCGATCATGGCGGCACCGATCCCCTGGACGATCCGTGAGGCAAGGAGGATGGGGAGGGCGGGGGAGAGACCGCAGGCGGCGGATGCGAGGGTGAATATGATGAATCCGCTGATGAAGATCATTTTCATGAGGCCGCGGTCTGCGATCTTTCCGAAGACGAGGAGGAAACCTGCCATCATGAGGAGATAGGTGATGATGACCCAGGCAATTGTCCCGATGTCTGTGTCGAAGTCTGCGGCGATTGTCGGGAGAGCGACGTTCACGATCGAGCCGTCGAGTCCGTCCATAATTGTGCCGAGAGCGACCGCCCCGAGGAGGAGTTTCTGGCGAAGGGGATCGGTGATTACGGATGTCATTCCAGTATAGCGTGACGTGGCGAATTTCA
This sequence is a window from Methanofollis sp.. Protein-coding genes within it:
- a CDS encoding MFS transporter gives rise to the protein MTSVITDPLRQKLLLGAVALGTIMDGLDGSIVNVALPTIAADFDTDIGTIAWVIITYLLMMAGFLLVFGKIADRGLMKMIFISGFIIFTLASAACGLSPALPILLASRIVQGIGAAMIAAVAPLLCVRYLPPRMLGIALGVLTAASSIGFAAGPAIGGILTHYLSWHWIFLINIPIGIIGILFASRVIPTDHPIEDKTPFDFAGAATLFGATVSGIFVLEDVAALGIADPLILVCATLCVLFASLFIIRELKTPAPLINIRVFGTWQFTSVLTAFLLINVVYMGVLYLLPFYLAAEMEFSMATSGMYLLIPPAITALLGITFGRLSDRYGRRWFVVAACLVIIVFNCIFATYVPEAGVVPLLFALVMMGAAFGIAGGPASSRIIECAPEGEEGTGSSLMITTVYLGGVLGTALYATIFTFITASDGLVAFTDLDSATFLSGFHSTISIGLILSVLSLVLSAIVRDDDRHAA